In the genome of Afifella aestuarii, one region contains:
- a CDS encoding Uma2 family endonuclease, whose protein sequence is MAEPAERQATYADLQAVPSHLVAEIIDGTLVTHPRPTPRHAAAANLLSYEVTGPFQKGRGGPGGWIFLVEPELHLGRDVVVPDIAGWRRERLSVLPETAYLETAPDWVCEVISASTETYDRVSKRRIYAGAGVSHLWLLDPRSKVLEVFALAGDSWLLVGTFRDGDDVAAPPFDVMTFPLSALWPLDVEGEISPNAQ, encoded by the coding sequence ATGGCTGAGCCCGCGGAAAGACAGGCGACCTACGCCGATCTTCAGGCGGTCCCGTCGCATCTCGTCGCCGAGATCATCGACGGGACGCTCGTCACGCATCCAAGGCCGACACCTCGGCACGCTGCTGCGGCGAATCTTCTGTCGTACGAGGTCACCGGCCCGTTCCAAAAAGGCCGGGGCGGTCCCGGCGGCTGGATCTTCCTCGTTGAACCTGAGCTGCATTTGGGGCGGGACGTTGTCGTGCCGGATATCGCCGGGTGGCGCCGCGAGCGCCTGTCGGTGCTGCCTGAGACGGCATATCTGGAGACGGCGCCGGACTGGGTTTGCGAGGTGATCTCGGCCTCGACCGAAACCTATGACCGGGTGTCGAAGCGCAGGATTTATGCAGGTGCCGGTGTCTCGCATCTCTGGCTGCTCGACCCGCGCTCCAAGGTTCTGGAGGTCTTCGCGCTCGCCGGCGACAGCTGGCTGCTCGTCGGCACCTTCCGCGACGGGGACGATGTCGCTGCGCCCCCGTTTGACGTCATGACGTTTCCGCTGAGCGCGCTCTGGCCGCTCGATGTCGAGGGCGAAATCTCGCCCAACGCGCAATAA
- a CDS encoding pyruvate dehydrogenase complex E1 component subunit beta, with the protein MEEGKLSKWTVKEGDEVAAGDVIAEIETDKATMEVEAVDEGKIAKILVEEGTDAVKVNTPIALLLGEDENESDLEKAASGDKGSKANGGSAPATPEPEAKGKEPQKEDEKLGRKDGPVSVLVAMDKAEPPEDPDVPEGTEFEEQTVREALRDAMAEEMRRDGDVFVMGEEVAEYQGAYKVTQGLLDEFGERRVIDTPITEHGFAGLGVGAAFAGLKPIVEFMTFNFAMQAMDQIINSAAKTLYMAGGQMGCPMVFRGPNGAAARVAAQHSQDYAAWYSQIPGLKVIQPHTAADAKGLLKAAIRDPNPVIFLENEILYGQSFPVPKLDDFVLPIGKAKIARKGSDATIVSFGIGMTHALKAAEQLAEQGIDCEVIDLRTLRPLDIETVIRSVKKTNRCVTVEEGWPQNSIGSWIASQLMVKAFDHLDAPVLSVTGKDVPMPYAANLEKLALPSAKEVVEAVKAVSYAD; encoded by the coding sequence ATGGAGGAGGGAAAACTCTCCAAATGGACGGTGAAGGAGGGCGACGAGGTCGCCGCCGGAGATGTGATCGCCGAGATCGAAACCGATAAGGCGACGATGGAGGTGGAAGCCGTCGACGAGGGCAAGATTGCCAAAATTCTCGTCGAAGAGGGCACCGACGCCGTCAAGGTCAATACGCCGATCGCGCTGTTGCTCGGCGAAGACGAAAACGAAAGCGATCTCGAAAAAGCCGCCTCTGGAGACAAGGGAAGCAAGGCCAATGGCGGCTCTGCTCCCGCGACGCCGGAGCCCGAGGCTAAGGGGAAGGAACCTCAAAAGGAGGACGAAAAGCTCGGCCGCAAGGACGGACCCGTCTCCGTGCTCGTGGCGATGGACAAAGCCGAGCCGCCAGAAGATCCGGACGTGCCCGAAGGCACCGAGTTCGAAGAACAGACGGTGCGTGAGGCGCTGCGTGACGCCATGGCCGAGGAGATGCGCCGCGATGGCGATGTCTTCGTCATGGGCGAGGAAGTGGCCGAATATCAGGGTGCCTACAAGGTTACCCAGGGGCTTCTCGACGAGTTCGGCGAACGCCGCGTCATCGATACGCCGATCACCGAGCATGGTTTCGCCGGCCTTGGCGTGGGGGCGGCGTTCGCCGGCCTGAAGCCGATCGTTGAATTCATGACCTTCAACTTCGCCATGCAGGCGATGGATCAGATCATCAATTCGGCCGCGAAGACGCTTTATATGGCAGGCGGTCAGATGGGCTGCCCGATGGTCTTCCGTGGGCCGAATGGTGCCGCCGCCCGCGTTGCTGCGCAGCACAGCCAGGATTACGCGGCCTGGTATTCGCAGATCCCGGGCCTCAAAGTCATCCAGCCGCATACGGCGGCCGACGCGAAGGGTCTTCTGAAGGCGGCGATCCGTGATCCAAATCCCGTGATCTTCCTGGAAAACGAGATCCTTTACGGCCAGTCGTTTCCTGTTCCGAAGCTCGATGATTTCGTCCTGCCGATCGGCAAGGCGAAAATCGCGCGCAAAGGCTCGGATGCGACGATCGTCTCCTTCGGCATCGGCATGACCCACGCCTTGAAGGCGGCGGAGCAATTGGCCGAACAGGGCATCGATTGCGAAGTGATCGACCTCAGAACGTTGCGGCCGCTCGATATCGAGACGGTCATCCGTTCCGTGAAGAAGACCAATCGCTGCGTGACGGTGGAAGAAGGCTGGCCGCAGAACTCGATCGGCTCCTGGATCGCCTCGCAGCTGATGGTGAAGGCCTTCGATCATCTCGACGCGCCAGTCTTGTCGGTGACCGGCAAGGATGTGCCGATGCCGTATGCCGCCAACCTTGAGAAGCTCGCTCTGCCGAGCGCCAAGGAGGTGGTCGAAGCCGTGAAAGCGGTGAGCTATGCCGACTAG
- a CDS encoding pyruvate dehydrogenase complex dihydrolipoamide acetyltransferase yields the protein MSINILMPALSPTMEKGNLAKWHVKEGDAVAPGDVIAEIETDKATMEVEAIDEGTVAKILVSEGTEDVAVNDVIAILAEEGEDADAVEAPAEEASASANGKGADASPPEPKETEGGEAVPREGLHDADAADKPKPSRETEKSNGKSSGRIFASPLAKRLAKEKGLDLSALSGSGPHGRIVKHDIEEAVEKGEGQAAAPAAAETAPASTPKTPAPAGMGDEQIRKMFAEGSYEVVPHDSMRRTIARRLVEAKTTIPHFYLTSDCEIDALLKLRSEINAAAPVIDDKPAYKLSVNDFVIKAMAMALQAVPEANVTWTQEAMLKHKGSDVGVAVSIPGGLITPVIRDAEKKTLSVISNEMKDMAGRARQRKLKPEEYQGGTTAVSNLGMYGIRDFAAVINPPHATILAVGVGEKRAVVREDRVTVASIMTVTLSTDHRAVDGALGAEMLAAFKRYIENPMTLLI from the coding sequence ATGTCGATCAATATCCTGATGCCCGCCCTGTCGCCCACCATGGAGAAGGGCAATCTCGCCAAATGGCACGTCAAGGAGGGCGATGCGGTCGCTCCGGGCGATGTCATTGCCGAGATCGAGACTGACAAGGCGACCATGGAAGTGGAAGCCATCGATGAGGGCACGGTCGCCAAGATCCTGGTCAGCGAGGGAACCGAGGACGTCGCGGTCAACGATGTGATCGCCATTCTCGCCGAAGAGGGCGAGGACGCCGATGCCGTGGAAGCGCCTGCAGAGGAAGCCTCGGCCTCCGCAAACGGCAAGGGGGCTGATGCTTCGCCTCCGGAACCGAAAGAGACTGAGGGCGGTGAAGCCGTCCCGCGCGAGGGGCTGCATGACGCCGACGCTGCGGACAAACCGAAGCCATCTCGCGAGACGGAGAAGTCGAACGGCAAGTCGTCCGGCCGAATTTTTGCCTCGCCGCTGGCAAAGCGCCTCGCGAAGGAGAAGGGCCTGGATCTGTCGGCGCTTTCGGGTTCCGGCCCTCACGGGCGTATTGTCAAACACGACATCGAGGAAGCTGTCGAAAAGGGGGAAGGCCAGGCCGCTGCCCCGGCTGCCGCAGAAACGGCACCCGCATCCACGCCGAAGACGCCGGCACCGGCCGGTATGGGCGACGAGCAGATCCGCAAAATGTTTGCCGAGGGCAGCTATGAAGTCGTGCCGCACGATTCCATGCGGCGCACCATTGCCCGCCGCCTGGTCGAAGCGAAGACCACGATCCCGCATTTCTATCTGACAAGCGATTGCGAGATCGATGCGCTCCTGAAGCTGCGTTCCGAGATCAATGCGGCCGCGCCCGTTATCGACGACAAGCCGGCCTATAAGCTGTCTGTGAACGACTTCGTCATCAAAGCGATGGCCATGGCGTTGCAGGCCGTGCCGGAGGCGAACGTCACCTGGACGCAAGAAGCGATGCTGAAGCACAAGGGATCCGATGTCGGCGTCGCCGTCTCGATCCCGGGTGGCCTGATCACGCCGGTCATCCGCGATGCGGAGAAGAAAACTCTCTCTGTCATCTCGAACGAAATGAAGGATATGGCGGGCCGCGCGCGGCAGCGGAAGCTGAAGCCTGAGGAATATCAGGGTGGAACGACTGCCGTCTCCAATCTCGGCATGTACGGCATCCGTGATTTTGCGGCCGTTATCAACCCGCCTCACGCGACCATCCTGGCCGTCGGCGTCGGCGAAAAACGCGCCGTCGTGCGCGAGGACAGGGTCACGGTCGCCTCAATCATGACGGTGACATTGTCGACGGACCATCGCGCAGTGGACGGTGCGCTGGGAGCCGAGATGCTTGCCGCCTTCAAGCGCTATATCGAGAACCCGATGACGTTGCTGATCTGA
- a CDS encoding Flp family type IVb pilin, with protein sequence MRDSTRRFWRDDAGNSTSEYALIAALIAVVSVAGVKLTSYSLDKLATELAMQRMDAGALVAARDERDDSIITGSIRPSR encoded by the coding sequence ATGCGCGATTCCACAAGACGATTCTGGCGCGACGACGCCGGCAACAGCACGAGCGAATATGCGCTGATTGCAGCGCTGATCGCCGTCGTCTCAGTCGCCGGTGTCAAGCTCACCAGCTATAGCCTCGACAAACTCGCGACGGAACTCGCGATGCAGAGGATGGATGCCGGAGCGCTTGTGGCGGCAAGGGACGAGCGCGACGACAGCATTATCACCGGCTCGATCCGCCCCTCCAGATAG
- a CDS encoding DnaJ domain-containing protein produces the protein MIRGLFILIAAVAAIYLLFRVFLTASPARLAGTVRLGAGIALGLVALGLLIVGQFAFALPVAIFAFSLLRKSWARRGGAARNQSTVRSAGFEMTLDHATGELDGTVLSGRYEGRLLSELTFEELTLVARDMTGDPESLRLLESYLDRAHPRWRDDMQADADMGAGPARSASGMSTQEAYDILGLQAGAGEAEIRQAHRRLMKQVHPDRGGSAALAARINQAKEWLLREHR, from the coding sequence ATGATCAGAGGCCTTTTCATCCTGATCGCGGCTGTGGCCGCGATCTATCTGCTCTTTCGCGTCTTCTTGACGGCGTCTCCGGCAAGGCTTGCGGGGACGGTGCGTCTGGGGGCGGGGATCGCTCTAGGGCTCGTTGCCCTCGGCCTTTTGATCGTGGGGCAGTTCGCCTTTGCCCTGCCGGTCGCGATCTTTGCGTTCTCGCTTCTGCGCAAGAGCTGGGCACGGCGAGGAGGGGCTGCAAGGAACCAGTCGACGGTGCGCTCGGCCGGGTTTGAGATGACCCTCGATCATGCGACCGGCGAGCTCGATGGCACGGTTCTGAGCGGGCGCTACGAGGGGCGGCTCTTGTCGGAGCTCACGTTTGAGGAACTCACCTTGGTCGCCCGCGATATGACGGGCGACCCGGAATCACTCAGGCTTCTGGAAAGTTATCTCGACCGGGCGCATCCCAGATGGCGAGACGACATGCAGGCTGATGCCGACATGGGGGCAGGCCCGGCGCGCAGCGCGAGCGGAATGAGCACGCAGGAAGCCTATGATATTCTTGGGCTTCAGGCGGGCGCCGGCGAGGCGGAAATCCGCCAGGCCCATCGACGGCTGATGAAGCAGGTCCATCCCGACCGCGGCGGCTCCGCCGCTCTGGCTGCCAGAATCAACCAAGCCAAAGAGTGGCTTTTGAGAGAACACCGCTGA
- a CDS encoding L-serine ammonia-lyase, which produces MFLSVFDIFKIGIGPSSSHTMGPMVAAGRFLNLIRDGDWPRPAGVEPARLAVSLHGSLAFTGKGHGSDRAILLGLMGESPRDIDPFRINEIIAGVHETGMVTPAGHPAYQFNPGNDLVFDFDTPLPGHANGMRFSAFAADGRRLVQQIYYSVGGGFVVTDEELARTSADDSPVTDTSPVPYPFASAREMLAMGESSGLSIAEMKEANELARGQESQALVSGLERIWDEMRASVERGLSGEGDLPGGLGVKRRARELHDRLQHESGANALQPHRVMDWLSVYAMAVNEENAAGGKIVTAPTNGAAGVVPAVVHYYLDHCIGASREGVRTFILTAAAIGGIIKHNASISGAEVGCQGEVGSASAMAAAGLAAALGATNAQIENAAEIALEHHLGMTCDPIAGLVQVPCIERNALGAVKAVTAASLAMRGTGDHFVPLDKCIETMRQTGRDMHEKYKETSKGGLAVNVIEC; this is translated from the coding sequence ATGTTTCTGTCGGTTTTCGATATCTTCAAAATTGGCATCGGTCCGTCGTCGTCGCACACGATGGGGCCGATGGTGGCGGCGGGACGCTTTCTCAACCTCATCCGTGATGGCGATTGGCCGCGCCCTGCCGGCGTCGAGCCAGCGCGGCTCGCCGTCAGCCTGCACGGCTCGCTCGCGTTCACAGGCAAAGGCCACGGCAGCGACCGCGCGATCCTTCTTGGCCTGATGGGCGAGAGCCCTCGAGACATCGATCCATTCCGCATCAATGAGATCATTGCAGGGGTTCACGAAACCGGGATGGTGACCCCGGCGGGGCACCCGGCCTACCAGTTCAATCCCGGAAATGATCTTGTCTTCGACTTCGACACGCCGCTCCCTGGCCACGCGAACGGCATGCGGTTTTCGGCTTTTGCCGCCGATGGGCGCCGGCTCGTGCAACAGATCTATTATTCGGTCGGTGGCGGTTTCGTCGTCACCGATGAGGAACTGGCGCGCACCTCCGCTGACGATTCCCCGGTTACCGACACCTCTCCCGTACCTTATCCCTTCGCAAGTGCCAGGGAGATGCTGGCGATGGGAGAGAGCTCGGGGCTCAGCATCGCAGAGATGAAAGAGGCAAACGAACTCGCGCGCGGGCAGGAGAGCCAGGCTCTCGTCTCGGGCTTGGAGCGCATCTGGGACGAGATGCGCGCCTCGGTGGAGCGCGGGCTTTCGGGCGAAGGCGATTTGCCCGGTGGCCTTGGCGTCAAGCGCAGAGCGCGCGAACTCCATGATCGTCTGCAGCATGAGAGCGGTGCCAACGCGCTCCAGCCGCACCGCGTGATGGATTGGCTGAGCGTCTATGCCATGGCGGTCAACGAGGAGAACGCCGCCGGCGGCAAGATCGTCACCGCCCCGACGAACGGGGCGGCGGGGGTCGTCCCGGCGGTCGTCCATTATTACCTCGACCATTGTATCGGAGCATCGCGGGAGGGTGTGCGCACCTTCATTCTGACGGCGGCCGCGATCGGCGGCATCATCAAGCACAACGCGTCGATCTCGGGCGCTGAGGTCGGCTGTCAGGGGGAGGTGGGTTCGGCCTCTGCGATGGCGGCGGCTGGGCTCGCGGCGGCCCTCGGCGCCACCAATGCTCAGATCGAGAACGCTGCCGAAATCGCGCTTGAACACCATCTCGGCATGACCTGCGATCCGATTGCGGGACTCGTTCAGGTCCCCTGCATCGAGCGCAATGCGCTCGGGGCGGTGAAAGCTGTCACCGCCGCGTCTCTCGCCATGCGCGGCACCGGGGACCATTTCGTCCCCCTCGACAAGTGTATCGAGACGATGCGTCAGACCGGCCGCGACATGCACGAGAAGTACAAGGAAACCTCGAAGGGCGGTCTCGCGGTCAACGTCATCGAGTGCTGA
- the clpS gene encoding ATP-dependent Clp protease adapter ClpS — MAKDDRDDSGNKNGTGTVVVTKTKPKTQRPNLYRVLLLNDDYTPMEFVVHVLMRFFQKNQEAATQIMLHVHNNGVGECGVFTYEVAETKVTQVMDFARQHQHPLQCVMEKK, encoded by the coding sequence ATGGCCAAAGACGACCGCGACGATTCCGGCAACAAAAATGGCACCGGGACGGTTGTCGTCACGAAGACGAAGCCGAAAACCCAGCGTCCGAACCTCTATCGCGTCCTTCTCCTGAACGACGATTACACGCCGATGGAGTTCGTCGTGCACGTCTTGATGCGTTTCTTCCAGAAGAACCAGGAAGCAGCGACGCAGATCATGCTTCACGTGCACAACAACGGCGTCGGCGAGTGCGGCGTGTTCACTTACGAGGTGGCAGAGACAAAAGTGACTCAGGTGATGGACTTTGCACGCCAGCACCAGCATCCTCTGCAATGCGTAATGGAAAAGAAGTAG
- a CDS encoding phasin family protein, with translation MTNAFEDLQKMSTLGMDKAMQSFGLVSKRMQAIAAETADYSKKSFEDTAAHVESLMGVNSLDKAIEAQTQYARSSYEGAVAQATRIGELYVDLARDMIKPFEDFAAKRA, from the coding sequence ATGACCAACGCATTTGAAGATTTGCAGAAAATGAGCACGCTCGGCATGGATAAAGCGATGCAGAGCTTCGGTTTGGTGTCGAAGCGGATGCAGGCCATTGCCGCGGAGACGGCGGACTATTCCAAGAAGTCGTTCGAGGATACGGCGGCTCACGTGGAAAGCCTGATGGGCGTCAATTCGCTCGACAAAGCGATCGAAGCCCAGACGCAATATGCCCGGTCGAGCTACGAGGGTGCTGTTGCTCAGGCGACCCGCATCGGCGAGCTCTACGTTGACCTCGCCCGCGACATGATCAAGCCGTTCGAGGACTTCGCCGCAAAGCGCGCCTGA
- a CDS encoding DUF1489 family protein: MALHLLKLCVGAESIDDLKNWIERRLAEREQAGEPAEHAHVTRMVPRRRDELLAGGSLYWVIKGNVQVRQRLSDIRVFQDSEGVQRCRLVLDPELVPTAWQPRRAFQGWRYLKPEDAPADLGGDVDGFGELPADLRGELAALGLL, translated from the coding sequence ATGGCGCTGCATCTTCTGAAGCTCTGTGTGGGCGCGGAATCAATCGACGACCTAAAGAACTGGATCGAACGGCGGCTTGCTGAGCGCGAGCAAGCTGGCGAGCCGGCTGAGCATGCCCATGTCACCCGCATGGTGCCGCGTCGCCGCGACGAGCTTCTGGCCGGCGGCTCCCTCTACTGGGTCATTAAAGGCAATGTGCAGGTGCGACAGCGCCTCTCGGATATCCGAGTCTTTCAGGACAGCGAAGGCGTTCAGCGCTGCCGTCTCGTGCTCGATCCGGAACTGGTGCCGACCGCCTGGCAGCCCCGGCGTGCCTTCCAGGGATGGCGCTATCTGAAGCCTGAAGATGCTCCTGCCGATCTCGGCGGCGATGTCGACGGCTTCGGGGAGCTTCCCGCAGACCTACGTGGCGAGCTGGCGGCGCTCGGCCTGCTGTAA
- a CDS encoding DUF2585 domain-containing protein, translated as MRFISDRPQVRAGLAVAGILAVTAAILLAMGRIPICECGRVELWYGDPNGPGNSQHLSDWYTPSHIIHGFLFYGALWLLARNWSAVRPVGVRLVLATLVEAAWEIVENSPWIIDRYREVTIAAGYNGDSVLNSLSDIVAMMAGFWFARILPVWATVLIAVAMELLVGWLIRDNLALNVLMLLWPLDAVREWQAGAAPL; from the coding sequence ATGCGTTTCATAAGTGACCGCCCGCAAGTGAGGGCGGGACTGGCGGTTGCGGGCATCCTTGCCGTGACGGCCGCCATCCTCCTCGCTATGGGGCGGATCCCGATCTGCGAATGCGGTCGCGTCGAGCTCTGGTACGGCGATCCGAACGGGCCGGGGAACTCCCAGCACCTGTCGGACTGGTACACGCCCTCGCATATCATCCACGGCTTCTTGTTTTACGGCGCGCTGTGGCTCCTGGCCCGGAACTGGTCTGCGGTCAGACCGGTCGGAGTGCGATTGGTCCTGGCGACTCTGGTCGAAGCGGCCTGGGAGATTGTCGAAAACTCGCCCTGGATCATCGATCGCTACCGCGAGGTGACGATCGCCGCCGGCTACAATGGCGACAGCGTCCTCAATTCTCTGTCGGACATCGTCGCGATGATGGCGGGCTTCTGGTTCGCACGCATATTGCCCGTATGGGCGACCGTGTTGATTGCCGTTGCCATGGAGCTCCTGGTCGGATGGCTGATCCGCGACAATCTCGCATTGAATGTCTTGATGCTGTTGTGGCCGCTCGATGCGGTGCGCGAGTGGCAGGCGGGCGCGGCACCTCTTTGA
- a CDS encoding VWA domain-containing protein, which yields MTKGKDITTSGRDLPSEKSRSSRGEIDAFLKQANSLAPVSGDARGRLVFALDATMSRQPTWDLACGLQGEMFKAAADVGGLTVQLVFFRGFGECRASRWVADPEALRDLMVRIGCRGGKTQIKKVLAHTRRETEKKPIAALVYVGDAMEEEVDELSNIAGELGLLGVRAFMFHEGRDPRAEAAFREIARLTRGAYLPFNSASASELKDLLGAVATYAAGGLKALEASGSSAARRLLPSLK from the coding sequence ATGACCAAGGGCAAAGACATCACGACCTCCGGGCGGGATCTTCCGTCTGAGAAAAGCCGCTCGAGCCGCGGCGAAATCGACGCATTTTTGAAACAGGCGAACAGCCTTGCACCGGTGAGCGGCGATGCGCGCGGGCGCCTGGTCTTCGCGCTCGATGCCACGATGAGCCGTCAACCTACCTGGGATCTCGCCTGCGGCTTACAGGGCGAAATGTTCAAGGCCGCGGCCGATGTCGGCGGACTGACCGTGCAGCTTGTCTTTTTCCGCGGCTTCGGCGAATGCCGCGCCTCCCGCTGGGTTGCCGACCCAGAAGCCTTGCGGGACTTGATGGTCCGGATCGGATGCCGCGGGGGCAAAACTCAGATCAAGAAAGTGCTCGCGCACACCCGCCGCGAGACCGAGAAGAAGCCGATTGCCGCTCTCGTTTATGTGGGCGATGCGATGGAAGAGGAGGTCGACGAATTGTCGAATATCGCGGGCGAACTCGGTCTCCTCGGCGTGCGCGCGTTCATGTTTCACGAAGGGCGGGACCCGCGTGCCGAAGCGGCGTTCCGTGAGATCGCGCGCCTGACGCGGGGCGCCTATCTGCCGTTCAATTCAGCCTCAGCGTCAGAGCTGAAAGACCTGCTTGGGGCGGTCGCGACTTATGCTGCAGGCGGCCTCAAAGCCCTGGAAGCATCGGGCTCGTCTGCGGCGCGTCGGCTGTTGCCATCGCTGAAGTGA
- the panC gene encoding pantoate--beta-alanine ligase — protein MDVHPDIATSIANLRDRIDSWRAADETIALVPTMGALHSGHLQLVELAAERCDRVVVSIFVNPTQFGPEEDFSRYPRRPEADLEALARVGVPLVFAPSAEEMYPAGYATTVKVGGPSEGLESDFRPHFFEGVATVVSKLLISCFPDEAVFGEKDYQQLLVVRRLVSDLRLPTRIVAAPTAREADGLALSSRNAYLSAEERRRAPLIYSSLQGAADALRAGAPAGSTVNDVQERLSEAGFRVDYISLRHSETLQPLAELSDGPARLLAAAWLGGTRLIDNIAV, from the coding sequence ATCGACGTGCATCCCGATATCGCGACGAGTATCGCCAATCTCAGGGACCGGATCGACAGCTGGCGTGCGGCTGACGAAACGATCGCGCTGGTACCCACAATGGGCGCCTTGCATTCCGGTCATCTCCAACTCGTGGAGCTTGCGGCAGAACGCTGCGACCGGGTGGTGGTGAGCATCTTCGTCAATCCGACACAGTTCGGGCCAGAAGAGGATTTTTCTCGCTATCCAAGGCGCCCCGAGGCCGACCTGGAGGCACTCGCAAGGGTCGGCGTGCCGTTGGTTTTCGCGCCGAGTGCCGAGGAAATGTACCCGGCAGGATATGCCACGACGGTCAAAGTGGGGGGACCGAGCGAAGGGCTGGAGAGCGATTTCCGGCCACACTTCTTCGAAGGTGTCGCCACCGTCGTCTCAAAGCTTCTGATCTCGTGCTTTCCCGACGAGGCGGTGTTCGGTGAAAAGGATTATCAGCAGCTCCTCGTCGTCCGGCGGCTGGTGAGCGATCTTAGGCTGCCCACGCGCATCGTTGCGGCGCCGACCGCACGTGAGGCCGACGGGCTCGCCCTGTCCTCGCGCAACGCCTATCTGAGTGCTGAAGAACGCCGGAGGGCACCGCTGATCTATTCCTCGCTGCAAGGGGCAGCAGACGCTCTGCGTGCAGGCGCCCCTGCCGGCAGCACCGTCAATGACGTCCAAGAGCGGCTGAGTGAGGCGGGTTTTCGCGTCGACTACATCTCGCTCCGACATAGCGAGACGTTGCAGCCCCTCGCGGAGCTTTCGGATGGTCCGGCCCGCCTCCTTGCAGCCGCCTGGCTGGGGGGCACGCGTCTCATCGACAATATCGCGGTCTAA
- a CDS encoding D-alanyl-D-alanine carboxypeptidase, with product MRSGTWVTIAVAVFLVAFAGSASANEKYAGLVMDAKTGRILYEDRADELRYPASLTKMMTLYLLFEELDSGRLSLNSQLKVSKEAASRPPSKLGLRPGQTIRVEDAIKALCVKSANDVAVVVAENISGSEAAFARKMTSKAHSLGMISTTFRTANGLPNSEQMTTAHDMARLGLALHDRFPRYFKYFGTRTFTWKGRTYRNTNHLLGKVNGMNGIKTGYTRDSGFNLVTSVERDGRHIIAVVMGGRSGASRNAHMVDLIHRYLDDAKPGLRTAPMVVAHVPEPSRLPHARPALAPTMAFASAAPGISSGDSAQAAILAVSAPANRPAAPRQLASGYDPIAARIEEATEVARLAYASDTAGEDPIAALTRMADRRAAALGQPALHTAEGAADEEPLVSVRTRKGYSEPRLAPGGWHIQIGATPSEEGARTLLDKAKRNGGTVLASATPFTQPVEKSGETLYRARFAGFSGKNEARAACASLKRKSFSCLALPN from the coding sequence TTGCGCTCGGGCACATGGGTGACCATTGCCGTGGCGGTTTTCCTTGTTGCGTTCGCAGGCAGCGCCTCGGCCAATGAGAAATACGCTGGTCTCGTGATGGACGCGAAGACTGGGCGTATCCTTTATGAGGATCGCGCCGATGAGCTGCGTTATCCTGCATCCCTGACGAAGATGATGACCCTCTACCTCCTCTTCGAGGAGCTCGACAGCGGTCGTCTCAGCCTCAACAGCCAGCTCAAGGTTTCCAAGGAAGCGGCAAGCCGTCCGCCTTCCAAGCTCGGCTTGCGCCCGGGCCAGACGATCCGGGTCGAAGATGCCATCAAGGCTCTCTGCGTGAAGTCGGCAAACGACGTCGCAGTGGTCGTGGCTGAGAACATCTCGGGCTCCGAAGCGGCTTTCGCCCGAAAGATGACCTCGAAAGCCCATAGCCTCGGAATGATCTCCACCACCTTTCGCACGGCGAACGGCCTGCCCAACTCCGAACAGATGACCACCGCGCACGACATGGCCCGCCTCGGCCTCGCGCTCCACGATCGCTTCCCCCGCTATTTCAAATATTTCGGCACCCGCACCTTCACCTGGAAGGGACGCACATACCGCAACACCAATCACCTTCTCGGCAAGGTGAACGGCATGAACGGTATCAAGACCGGCTACACTCGTGACTCGGGCTTCAACCTCGTCACGTCGGTTGAGCGCGACGGTCGCCATATCATCGCCGTGGTGATGGGCGGACGCAGCGGCGCCTCCCGAAACGCTCATATGGTCGATCTCATCCATCGTTACCTCGACGATGCCAAGCCTGGCCTCCGGACCGCGCCGATGGTCGTTGCGCATGTTCCCGAGCCGTCGCGGCTTCCGCATGCACGGCCCGCACTCGCACCTACGATGGCGTTTGCTTCGGCCGCTCCCGGCATCAGCAGCGGTGACTCAGCGCAGGCCGCGATCCTCGCAGTCTCGGCCCCGGCCAACAGGCCCGCAGCGCCGCGGCAGCTCGCAAGCGGCTACGATCCGATCGCCGCACGCATCGAGGAGGCGACGGAGGTCGCTCGCCTCGCCTATGCATCCGACACTGCCGGAGAAGATCCGATTGCCGCCCTCACGCGGATGGCAGACCGCCGCGCCGCAGCTCTCGGGCAACCCGCCTTGCACACCGCTGAAGGTGCAGCAGACGAAGAGCCGCTCGTTTCGGTCCGGACCCGCAAGGGCTATTCGGAACCGCGCCTTGCGCCTGGCGGATGGCACATCCAGATCGGTGCGACGCCGAGCGAGGAAGGCGCACGCACCCTCCTCGACAAAGCCAAGCGCAATGGTGGAACAGTGCTCGCCTCGGCGACCCCGTTCACGCAGCCGGTCGAGAAGAGCGGTGAGACGCTCTACCGCGCCCGCTTCGCCGGCTTTTCCGGAAAGAACGAAGCGCGCGCTGCCTGCGCAAGCTTGAAGCGCAAGTCCTTCTCCTGCCTCGCCCTGCCGAACTGA